The following proteins are encoded in a genomic region of Zea mays cultivar B73 chromosome 9, Zm-B73-REFERENCE-NAM-5.0, whole genome shotgun sequence:
- the LOC100194250 gene encoding Protein SULFUR DEFICIENCY-INDUCED 1-like codes for MDQLVAMAMAQPSSPTSLHVAHKIPAGDGPYARAKHFQLVEKDLDASIAWFWKAIGTGDKVDSALKDMAVVMKQRGYLAEAIGAVRSLRHLCPKQSQESLDNILLDLYKASGRTKEEIELLKQKLRKIYLGEAFHGKTTKRARSHGRKIHVSIKQETSRVLGNLAWAYMQQRNFMAAEVVYRKAQMIDPDANKACNLALCLIEQARLADAQLVLTDVLAGRYQARDQQDGKIVRKVEELLARIMAQTWQGGGGGRRRRDESDDDDWVENQMLALLDVAVPYRKTSRRLPVFEEISPIYKEQVAC; via the exons ATGGATCAGCTGGTCGCCATGGCGATGGCTCAGCCGTCGAGCCCGACCTCGCTGCACGTCGCGCACAAGATCCCGGCCGGCGACGGGCCTTACGCAAGGGCCAAACACTTCCAG ctggtggagaaggacctgGACGCGTCGATCGCGTGGTTCTGGAAGGCGATCGGCACGGGCGACAAGGTGGACAGCGCGCTCAAGGACATGGCGGTGGTGATGAAGCAGCGCGGGTACCTGGCGGAGGCCATCGGCGCCGTCCGGTCGCTGCGGCACCTGTGCCCGAAGCAGTCGCAGGAGTCGCTGGACAACATCCTCCTCGACCTCTACAAGGCCAGCGGGCGGACCAAGGAGGAGATCGAGCTGCTCAAGCAGAAGCTCCGCAAGATCTACCTTGGCGAGGCGTTCCATGGCAAGACCACCAAGCGCGCCCGCTCGCACGGCCGCAAGATCCACGTCTCCATCAAGCAAGAGACCTCGCGCGTCCTG GGCAACCTCGCGTGGGCGTACATGCAGCAGCGCAACTTCATGGCGGCGGAGGTGGTGTACCGGAAGGCGCAGATGATCGACCCGGACGCCAACAAGGCGTGCAACCTCGCGCTCTGCCTCATCGAGCAGGCCCGGCTCGCCGACGCCCAGCTCGTCCTCACCGACGTGCTCGCTGGGAGGTACCAGGCGCGCGACCAGCAGGACGGCAAGATCGTCCGGAAAGTGGAGGAACTGCTGGCCCGGATCATGGCGCAGACGTggcagggcggcggcggcggtcgaCGACGCCGGGACgagagcgacgacgacgactgggTTGAGAACCAGATGCTGGCTCTGCTGGACGTGGCGGTGCCGTACCGGAAGACCAGCAGGAGGCTGCCCGTCTTCGAGGAGATCTCGCCTATCTACAAGGAGCAGGTGGCTTGCTAG
- the LOC103639584 gene encoding putative vesicle-associated membrane protein 726 isoform X1, which yields MGQQRTLVYSFVARGTIVLADHAEVSGNFASVAAQCLQKLPANNNRFNYNCDGHTFNYHIYDGFTYCVVATESAGRQLPVGFIERVKEDFSKKYSGGKAKNASANGLKREYGPKLKEHMRYCDQHPEEIDKLAKVKAQVTEVKGVMMQNIEKVLDRGEKIELLVDKTEDLRSQAQDFRQQGTKIRRKMWWENMKMKLIVFGIVVALILLIVLTVCKDLNCW from the exons ATGGGGCAACAACGCACGTTGGTGTATAGCTTCGTGGCGCGAGGCACCATCGTCCTAGCGGACCATGCTGAGGTCTCCGGCAACTTTGCCTCCGTTGCTGCACAATGCCTACAGAAACTCCCCGCCAACAACAATCGCTTCAACTACAATTGTGATGGGCACACATTCAACTACCACATTTATGATGGATTCA CGTACTGCGTTGTTGCTACCGAGTCAGCTGGTCGCCAGCTTCCAGTTGGATTTATTGAGAGAGTCAAAGAAGATTTTTCCAAGAAATATAGCGGAGGTAAAGCCAAAAATGCTAGTGCCAATGGCCTCAAGCGAGAATACGG GCCTAAACTCAAGGAGCACATGAGGTATTGTGACCAGCACCCTGAGGAGATCGACAAACTTGCAAAAGTGAAGGCTCAAGTCACAGAGGTCAAAGGAGTGATGATGCAAAACATCGAGAAG GTATTAGATCGTGGCGAAAAAATCGAGCTCCTTGTGGATAAAacggaggatctccgatcacag GCACAAGATTTCAGGCAACAGGGAACAAAGATACGACGGAAGATGTGGTGGGAAAACATGAAGATGAAGCTCATCGTTTTCGGCATCGTGGTTGCGCTGATCCTCCTCATTGTCTTGACAGTTTGCAAGGACTTGAATTGCTGGTGA
- the LOC103639584 gene encoding putative vesicle-associated membrane protein 726 isoform X2, producing MGQQRTLVYSFVARGTIVLADHAEVSGNFASVAAQCLQKLPANNNRFNYNCDGHTFNYHIYDGFTYCVVATESAGRQLPVGFIERVKEDFSKKYSGGKAKNASANGLKREYGPKLKEHMRYCDQHPEEIDKLAKVKAQVTEVKGVMMQNIEKVLDRGEKIELLVDKTEDLRSQAQDFRQQGTKIRRKMWWENMKMKLIVFGIVVALILLIVLTVCKDLNC from the exons ATGGGGCAACAACGCACGTTGGTGTATAGCTTCGTGGCGCGAGGCACCATCGTCCTAGCGGACCATGCTGAGGTCTCCGGCAACTTTGCCTCCGTTGCTGCACAATGCCTACAGAAACTCCCCGCCAACAACAATCGCTTCAACTACAATTGTGATGGGCACACATTCAACTACCACATTTATGATGGATTCA CGTACTGCGTTGTTGCTACCGAGTCAGCTGGTCGCCAGCTTCCAGTTGGATTTATTGAGAGAGTCAAAGAAGATTTTTCCAAGAAATATAGCGGAGGTAAAGCCAAAAATGCTAGTGCCAATGGCCTCAAGCGAGAATACGG GCCTAAACTCAAGGAGCACATGAGGTATTGTGACCAGCACCCTGAGGAGATCGACAAACTTGCAAAAGTGAAGGCTCAAGTCACAGAGGTCAAAGGAGTGATGATGCAAAACATCGAGAAG GTATTAGATCGTGGCGAAAAAATCGAGCTCCTTGTGGATAAAacggaggatctccgatcacag GCACAAGATTTCAGGCAACAGGGAACAAAGATACGACGGAAGATGTGGTGGGAAAACATGAAGATGAAGCTCATCGTTTTCGGCATCGTGGTTGCGCTGATCCTCCTCATTGTCTTGACAGTTTGCAAGGACTTGAATTGCTG
- the LOC100194264 gene encoding uncharacterized isoform X1 produces MDRYQRVEKPPPEPAAIGENEVRITTQGLVRNYVTYATSLVQEKQVKEIVLKAMGQAISKAVAIAEIIKKRIPGLHQDTIISSVSITDVWEPIEEGLVPLEMTRHVSMISISLSPKEHNKNSPGYQAPLHSDLKPQRYQQPQQYQQYQPRQHQVQTDSYGRGRGRSRGRGRGWGTRGGYGGGYGGYEYDNNQVGYGGYEHHGGYGHQGGYGNQGGYGHNQGGYGHDQGGYGGYGYNQGGYGGYENGGWNYNRNRGGGGRGRGNWGYGDCCKIRKPLVAKRGLKEVCEVVLVVR; encoded by the exons ATGGATCGGTACCAGCGGGTGGAGAAGCCGCCGCCCGAGCCCGCCGCCATCGGCGAGAATGAGGTCCGCATCACCACTCAGGGCCTCGTCCGCAACTACGTCACCTACGCCACCTCCCTCGTCCAG GAAAAACAGGTGAAGGAAATTGTGTTGAAGGCTATGGGACAGGCTATAAGCAAGGCAGTGGCTATTGCTGAGATCATAAAG AAGAGGATTCCTGGTTTGCATCAAGATACAATAATCAGTTCTGTCAGTATTACTGATGTATGGGAGCCCATTGAGGAAGGACTTGTACC ATTGGAGATGACTCGTCATGTTTCAATGATATCGATTTCCTTGTCACCTAAGGAGCATAACAAGAATTCACCTGG GTATCAAGCTCCTCTACATTCGGATCTTAAGCCACAAAGATATCAGCAACCTCAGCAATATCAACAGTACCAGCCAAGACAACATCAAGTTCAAACGG ATTCATATGGACGCGGCCGAGGCAGAAGCAGGGGCCGAGGAAGGGGCTGGGGTACTAGGGGTGGGTACGGCGGAGGCTATGGTGGATATGAATATGATAACAACCAAGTAGGTTATGGTGGGTATGAACACCACGGTGGATATGGACATCAAGGTGGATATGGAAACCAGGGAGGATATGGCCACAACCAAGGTGGCTATGGCCACGACCAAGGTGGCTATGGCGGTTATGGTTACAACCAAGGTGGATATGGAGGATATG AAAATGGAGGCTGGAACTACAACCGGAACAGAGGCGGTGGCGGCCGAGGACGAGGCAATTGGGGCTATGGTG ATTGTTGTAAGATTCGAAAACCTCTCGTTGCCAAACGGGGTCTAAAAGAAGTTTGTGAGGTTGTTCTTGTTGTGAGGTGA
- the LOC100194264 gene encoding uncharacterized LOC100194264 produces the protein MDRYQRVEKPPPEPAAIGENEVRITTQGLVRNYVTYATSLVQEKQVKEIVLKAMGQAISKAVAIAEIIKKRIPGLHQDTIISSVSITDVWEPIEEGLVPLEMTRHVSMISISLSPKEHNKNSPGYQAPLHSDLKPQRYQQPQQYQQYQPRQHQVQTDSYGRGRGRSRGRGRGWGTRGGYGGGYGGYEYDNNQVGYGGYEHHGGYGHQGGYGNQGGYGHNQGGYGHDQGGYGGYGYNQGGYGGYENGGWNYNRNRGGGGRGRGNWGYGGPGYDRGGRGAGGPGGRGYVRGRGRMGGGRGRGNQNYY, from the exons ATGGATCGGTACCAGCGGGTGGAGAAGCCGCCGCCCGAGCCCGCCGCCATCGGCGAGAATGAGGTCCGCATCACCACTCAGGGCCTCGTCCGCAACTACGTCACCTACGCCACCTCCCTCGTCCAG GAAAAACAGGTGAAGGAAATTGTGTTGAAGGCTATGGGACAGGCTATAAGCAAGGCAGTGGCTATTGCTGAGATCATAAAG AAGAGGATTCCTGGTTTGCATCAAGATACAATAATCAGTTCTGTCAGTATTACTGATGTATGGGAGCCCATTGAGGAAGGACTTGTACC ATTGGAGATGACTCGTCATGTTTCAATGATATCGATTTCCTTGTCACCTAAGGAGCATAACAAGAATTCACCTGG GTATCAAGCTCCTCTACATTCGGATCTTAAGCCACAAAGATATCAGCAACCTCAGCAATATCAACAGTACCAGCCAAGACAACATCAAGTTCAAACGG ATTCATATGGACGCGGCCGAGGCAGAAGCAGGGGCCGAGGAAGGGGCTGGGGTACTAGGGGTGGGTACGGCGGAGGCTATGGTGGATATGAATATGATAACAACCAAGTAGGTTATGGTGGGTATGAACACCACGGTGGATATGGACATCAAGGTGGATATGGAAACCAGGGAGGATATGGCCACAACCAAGGTGGCTATGGCCACGACCAAGGTGGCTATGGCGGTTATGGTTACAACCAAGGTGGATATGGAGGATATG AAAATGGAGGCTGGAACTACAACCGGAACAGAGGCGGTGGCGGCCGAGGACGAGGCAATTGGGGCTATGGTG GTCCTGGATATGACCGTGGTGGCAGAGGCGCAGGTGGCCCTGGCGGCAGGGGCTATGTTCGAGGCCGTGGACGAATGGGTGGCGGCCGTGGACGGGGCAACCAAAACTACTATTAG